CCCAGAGTCACCTAAGAAAAGATGGCCTCGCTTACATGGATTTACGAAGCATTTCCGGCGTTCTTCTGATTGATGCTAACTATTTACCCGCCATGTATGTCATCCAAGCGGAAATCAAATGCTGTGTATGTTGACTTTTAATTTGCCTCAACCAGATACCCAATGTGTCTATAACTGGTTGTCATCTAATGTACGTGGAGAAACTAGACGCGCAATCTTTGAGAAATTGCCTGTCATGAAGAGAATATACGTCTCCTGTTACACATAGAAAATCATATTTTGGTTGGAATTCATAGACCCAAAGTACGAACGCCTGAAACTCAATGATCTCATACCAAGTCAGCGACGACGTATGACCCAGAACCGATCCAATGAATAGCTGTCTCAACGGTAGATCATTTCTGTAACCATGGATCCTATGACGAAAGCTATCACATTACCATGAAGTATCCATGACTTCACTCTTCTCGTAAGGCTGCTCGAACCATGGTTGCTCTTCGCCCAAGGTCGATGTAACCATGACAGATCTAAAGTCATCGAACAACCCCGGAAAGATTAAAAGCTTCAAAGGTAGGAAATATTGGAAGGCGTGAGTCTCGTTCATAAGccctctctttctattttgcCATTTGTCTATGCTTCATTTGTTCCTCCAGGGTGGTGTTGAACTTCAACGTGGACTGTCCAACTCCGCAGCGATTGGgtatcattatcatccaGATACATCTGCCGTGGAAGGTGGCTTGAAACCAAAACATCAGTAGGACGTTTCTTCCTCAGTTGTAGGGTTCGTCCAGCTTCATGTGATGTCACCAGTCCGGATGCGGCCAATCAGAAGAACCATGGCGTTCCACACATGATACCTTGCATGTCGTACTTTTCTGGAGGGAATTAATGCTCTGCAGTATAGGAAGTCATGTAGATAAATTGTATTAATAGACATTTCCCTCGCAATCTATTAAGCAATGTCAAAAAGGCAGGTTCGGAGGTTGTTAACCTGTTAATAAAGAAGGCTGCCAATGAGAGTCCAATGATATATTTTCCCTTCCACTTGACTCCTACACTGCAGGGATCAGCGCCTATGCATAAGCACCTGCAGCAACGTTAATAATGGACAGTAAACACACTACAGTAGATATCAAAGCTTCTTATAAATCGGAATAGCGACCCcaatattcttttctttgttgcgCGGGTATACCTGGAAACCGAGTTCTTTGTTAGGGTAATCCTTCAGCCTTGATGTTCACCCGGACGAAAATGTTTAGGGTACCGATCTATAATGGCAGGGTTATATATAGTATCTCCGCCGTTACATCCAACATGAAGTGCCATaaaatcaagaaagaaagaaagaatataaaaaccGGACACACTCACTCCTTTCCTGTGAAAAGATAAATCCAAACAAAGATGGCTCCTCACGCAATTGTCTTCGACCTTCTCACAGCCCTCCTGGACAGCTGGTCCTTATGGGCCGAGGCCGCAAACAATGACCGCAAAGCATCCTACCGGTGGCGCACAAGATATCTCGAGTTAACATTTGGATGCGGCGCATACCGTCCCTATGAAGATCTCGTCTACGAGTCAGCCAAAGATGCCGGCCTCCCGGCCAGTGCACCCAAAGCCCTGATCCACAATTGGGATCAGATGCGCCCTTGGCCCGAGACAAAGCAGGTCTTACTAcagttgaaagaaaaaggatatcGCTTGGGAGTCGTCTCCAACTGTTCTGCGGAACTCGGCCGTCGAGCCGTTGCGTTGTGTGGTGTGGAATTCGATGCATTCGTGACTGCCGAAGAAGCCGGCTTCTATAAGCCTCATCCGAAAGCATACGGTACGATCCTGTCGGCCTTGGGGGTGGAGCCTCGAGATGCTCTCTTTGTCGCAGGCAGCAATGGCGATGTCGTCGGTGCAGCAGCGGCTGGTATGGATGTCGTTTGGCATAACCAAATCGGTCTTCCCAGACTCCCCGGTTCTAAGCCGCGCCTTGAAGGTAGCTCTTTACATGTCGTTCTAGATCACCTCCGACAGGTGGAGTCGACGCCGAGCTCGAGTACGTCTAGCCGGTCATCACGGCTTTAGACCTGAGCCGAGAAGCCACGGCGTACTGCAAACGAACCTCAGCTGCTTAAAAGCCGGACGGCATTTACGCCATAGCCCATGTCGAGAATGCGTGGAGCGCGGAACTTGAGCAGGATTGTGGACAGAGCAATATCAACGCCGTGCGAATGAAATATAATGGTGTTATGAAAGAGTCACGGTGGTATATCCTCCCCTCATTGTTGCAGAACTCTGaagtgtatgtacatatgtgtTGTTATAGTGTTTAAAtactttccttccccttcagACATCCATAGCGTTAGTTCTGCACCGTAGAGATACATGCTCCAATGGGCCCCAGCTGATCTCGGTGGTGGATAAAGAAGCCTTTCAAGCGCTTTAAACAGAAGCTAAGAATAGTTGCATATTGGTATCACAGTATCAAGAGATAAACAACTAAAAATCATAGAGGCTTCACAGCCGGTCGCCTGTTGATGGAGACCCACATATCCCGCCAATAGCCGATTCCACCTTTGACTTCGAACCTCGCAGATGGCTTGTCAGTCGCGATAGAGGGGGTGTACCGACGGAAGAACTGAAGTATCAAGAGATTAGCAAGCGTGAAGCGACGGGACGGTAACCTCATGGACGTACCTGCAGTGGGCCCTTGAATAATTCTTCCATCGCAATATCCCTACCCAGACAGACTCGGGTGCCATATCCAAAAGTGAAAATATACTTGTTGTACagcttcgccttctccgGGTCCAGCCATCTCTCCGGACGGAACTCCTCTGCGTCTTCTCCAAAAAGCGCCGTGTCACGGTGCATGATCCATGGATTGCCGGTAACCTCCGTGCCGGCTGGAGCAAACTTACCAAAAAGCTCGATACCTGGTTCCGACACATAACGAGGGAAGATATTCGGCGCCGGTGGGTTCAGTCGCAACGTTTCGCGGACACATGCGACGTAGTATGGAAGATGCTCCTGGATAGCGTCGTACTGGGGGATAGTCTCGGGAATGAGGCCCTTGCGACTGGCCgtgtcaatctcctcc
The sequence above is a segment of the Aspergillus oryzae RIB40 DNA, chromosome 3 genome. Coding sequences within it:
- a CDS encoding HAD family hydrolase (predicted protein) translates to MAPHAIVFDLLTALLDSWSLWAEAANNDRKASYRWRTRYLELTFGCGAYRPYEDLVYESAKDAGLPASAPKALIHNWDQMRPWPETKQVLLQLKEKGYRLGVVSNCSAELGRRAVALCGVEFDAFVTAEEAGFYKPHPKAYGTILSALGVEPRDALFVAGSNGDVVGAAAAGMDVVWHNQIGLPRLPGSKPRLEGSSLHVVLDHLRQVESTPSSSTSSRSSRL